Proteins found in one Ovis aries strain OAR_USU_Benz2616 breed Rambouillet chromosome 19, ARS-UI_Ramb_v3.0, whole genome shotgun sequence genomic segment:
- the PTPN23 gene encoding tyrosine-protein phosphatase non-receptor type 23 isoform X2 gives MEAVPRMPMIWLDLKEAGDFHFQPAVKKFVLKNYGENPEAYNEELKKLELLRQNAVRVPRDFEGCSVLRKYLGQLHYLQSRVPMGSGQEAAVSVTWTEIFSGKSVAHEDIKYEQACILYNLGALHSMLGAMDKRVSEEGMKVSCTHFQCAAGAFSYLREHFPQAYSVDMSRQILTLNANLMLGQAQECLLEKSMLDNRKSFLVARISAQVVDYYKEACRALENPDTASLLGRIQKDWKKLVQMKIYYFAAVAHLHMGKQAEEQQKFGEQVAYFQSALDKLNEAIKLAKGQPDTVQDALRFAMDVIGGKYNSAKKDNDFIYHEAVPALDTLQPVKGAPLVKPLPVNPTDPAVTGPDIFAKLVPMAAHEASSLYSEEKAKLLREMMAKIEDKNEVLDQFMDSLQLDPETVDNLDAYNHIPPQLMEKCAALSVRPDTVRNLVQSMQVLSGVFTDVEASLKDIRDLLEEDEVLEQKLQEAVGPAAASTAVSKAELAEVRREWAKYMEVHEKASFTNSELHRAMNLHVGNLRLLSGPLDQVRAALPSPALSPEDRAVLQNLKRILGKVQEMRDQRVSLEQQLRELIQKDDITAALVTADHSEMKKLFEEQLKKYDQLRVYLEQNLAAQDNVLRALTEANVQYAAVRRVLSDLDQKWNSTLQSLVASYEAYEDLMKKSQEGKDFYADLESKVAALLERAQSACQAREATRQQLLDRELKKKPPPRPTAPKPLLPRREEGEAIEAGDLPEELRSLPPEPFLGAATPLHFPPSPFPSSAGPGPHYLSGALPPGTYAGPTQMLQPRAPQPPGHPGVAVAPGPALYTAPAYAPELGLVPRSSPQHGMVSSPYGAVGPPPPLAGLPSAPPPHFSGHELAVGVRPATTTVDSVQAPISSHAAPRPNPAPAPPQACFPGPPPQPLPLPYTYPMGPKQPLTAPPTQHHFPPGVPAGFPAPRMAPQPPPQPLPLQHPHVFPPQAPGLMPAQAPYPFAPQPGVLGQPSPALHTQLYPGPSQDPLPPHSGALPFPSAGPPQPPHPTLAYGPAPAPRPLGPQAAPLSIRGPPPAIQPAPTPHLVPSPAPSPGPGPVPPRPPVAEPPSCLRRGSAAADLLSSSPESQHGGPQPPGGGQPLLQPTKVDAAEGRRPQALRLIERDPYERPERLQQLRQELEAFRGQLEATGALDTVWRELQDAQELDARGRSIAIARCYSLKNRHQDVMPYDSNRVVLRSGKDDYINASRVEGLSPYCPPLVATQAPLPGTAADFWLMVHEQKVSVIVMLVSEAEMEKQKVARYFPTERGQPMVHGALSLALSSVRTTETHVERVLSLQFRDQSLKRSLVHLHFPTWPELGLPDSPSHLLRFIQEVHAHYLHQRPLHTPVVVHCSSGVGRTGAFALLYAAVQEVEAGSGIPRLPQLVRRMRQQRKHMLQEKLHLKFCHEAVVRHVEQVLQRHGMPPPSKPTAGTGVAQKNHLPQDSQDLVLGGDVPISSIQATIAKLSIRPPGGVDSPAASLPGPVEPPGPPPPSLPESTQLPPSSPPPLSSPVPEAPQPEEEQPVPEAPILGPPSSSLELLASLTPEAFSLDGSLRGKQRMSKQDFLQAHNGQGLRAARPTDDPLSLLDPLWTLNKT, from the exons ATGGAGGCCGTGCCCCGCATGCCCATGATCTGGCTGGACCTGAAAGAGGCCGGTGACTTCCACTTTCAGCCAGCCGTAAAGAAG TTTGTCCTGAAGAATTATGGGGAGAATCCAGAAGCCTACAATGAGGAACTGAAGAAACTGGAGTTGCTCAGACAG AACGCCGTCCGTGTCCCACGTGACTTCGAGGGCTGCAGTGTCCTCCGCAAGTACCTGGGCCAGCTCCACTACCTGCAGAGTCGGGTCCCCATGGGCTCGGGTCAGGAGGCCGCTGTTTCTGTCACCTG GACTGAGATCTTCTCCGGGAAGTCTGTGGCCCACGAGGACATCAAGTACGAGCAGGCCTGCATTCTCTACAACCTTG GGGCGCTGCACTCCATGCTGGGGGCCATGGACAAGCGGGTGTCTGAGGAG GGCATGAAGGTCTCCTGCACCCACTTCCAGTGTGCGGCCGGCGCCTTCTCCTACCTCAGGGAGCACTTCCCCCAGGCCTACAGCGTGGACATGAGCCGGCAGATCCTCACTCTCAATGCCAACCTCATGCTG GGCCAGGCACAGGAGTGcctcctggagaagtccatgcTGGACAACAGGAAGAGCTTCCTGGTGGCGCGCATCAGCGCACAG GTGGTGGATTACTACAAAGAGGCATGCCGCGCCCTGGAGAACCCCGACACTGCCTCGCTGCTGGGCCGGATCCAGAAGGACTGGAAGAAGCTGGTCCAGATGAAGATCTACTACTTTGCGGCCGTGGCTCAC CTGCACATGGGGAAGCAGGCGGAGGAGCAGCAGAAGTTCGGGGAGCAG GTCGCGTACTTCCAGAGTGCCCTGGACAAGCTCAACGAAGCCATCAAGCTGGCCAAG GGCCAGCCCGACACTGTGCAGGACGCGCTGCGCTTCGCCATGGACGTCATTGGGGGAAA GTACAATTCTGCCAAGAAGGACAATGATTTCATCTACCACGAGGCTGTCCCAGCACTGGACACCCTTCAGCCTGTGAAAG GTGCCCCCTTGGTGAAGCCTTTGCCGGTGAACCCCACAGACCCTGCTGTTACGGGCCCTGACATCTTTGCCAAACTTGTACCAATGGCAGCGCATGAAGCCTCATCACTATATAG TGAGGAGAAGGCCAAGCTGCTCCGGGAGATGATGGCCAAGATTGAGGACAAGAACGAGGTCCTGGA CCAGTTCATGGATTCACTGCAGCTGGATCCTGAGACAGTGGACAACCTCGATGCCTACAACCACATCCCACCCCAGCTCATGGAGAAGTGCGCGGCTCTCAGCGTCCGCCCGGACACTGTCAGGAACCTCGTCCAGTCCATGCAGG TGCTCTCAGGGGTGTTCACGGACGTGGAGGCCTCCCTGAAGGACATCAgggacctcctggaggaggatgaGGTGCTGGAACAGAAGCTGCAGGAGGCAGTGGGCCCGGCGGCGGCCAGCACGGCCGTGTCCAAGGCTGAGCTGGCAGAGGTGAGGCGAGAGTGGGCCAAGTACATGGAGGTCCACGAGAAGGCCTCCTTCACCAACAGCGAGCTGCACCGCGCCATGAACTTGCACGTTGGTAACCTGCGGCTGCTCAGCGGCCCCCTGGACCAGGTGCGGGCCGCCCTGCCCTCGCCAGCCCTCAGCCCAG AGGACAGGGCGGTCCTGCAGAACCTGAAGCGCATCCTGGGCaaggtgcaggagatgcgggaccAGCGTGTGTccctggagcagcagctgcgAGAGCTTATCCAGAAGGACGACATCACGGCGGCGCTGGTGACAGCCGACCACTCGGAGATGAAG AAGCTGTTTGAGGAGCAGCTGAAGAAGTACGACCAGCTGCGGGTGTACCTGGAGCAGAACCTGGCCGCCCAGGACAACGTCCTCCGGGCCCTGACTGAGGCCAATGTGCAGTATGCGGCTGTGCGGCGCGTGCTCAGCGACCTGGATCAGAA GTGGAACTCCACGCTGCAGAGCCTGGTGGCCTCCTATGAGGCCTACGAAGACCTGATGAAGAAGTCCCAGGAGGGGAAGGACTTCTACGCAGACCTGGAGAGCAAGGTGGCTGCTCTCCTGGAGCGCGCACAGTCTGCCTGCCAGGCCCGAGAGGCGACGCGCCAGCAACTCCTGGACAG GGAGCTCAAGAAGAAGCCCCCGCCACGGCCCACAGCCCCAAAGCCGCTGCTGCCCCGCAGGGAGGAGGGCGAGGCGATAGAGGCTGGGGACCTGCCTGAGGAGCTGCGCAGTCTGCCCCCCGAACCCTTCCTGGGGGCCGCCACCCCACTCCACTTCCCTCCTAGCCCCTTCCCCAGCTCTGCAGGCCCAGGACCCCACTACCTCTCTGGCGCCTTACCGCCTGGTACCTATGCAGGCCCCACCCAGATGCTGCAGCCCAGGGCCCCCCAGCCCCCGGGGCACCCAGGGGTGGCCGTGGCCCCTGGACCGGCTCTCTACACGGCCCCCGCCTACGCCCCGGAGCTGGGCCTTGTGCCCCGGTCTTCACCCCAGCATGGCATGGTGAGCAGCCCCTATGGGGCGGTGGGGCCACCCCCTCCGCTCGCTGGCCTCCCCTCAgcgccccctccccacttctcaGGCCACGAGTTGGCCGTGGGGGTTCGGCCAGCCACCACCACCGTGGATAGTGTCCAGGCCCCCATCTCCAGCCACGCAGCCCCGCGGCCAAACCCTGCCccggcccctccccaggcctgcttCCCGGGCCCCCCACCACAGCCGCTGCCCCTGCCCTACACCTACCCGATGGGGCCCAAGCAGCCCCTCACAGCGCCCCCCACGCAGCACCACTTCCCTCCCGGGGTGCCTGCAGGCTTTCCAGCCCCAAGGATGGCACCCCAGCCTCCCCCACAGCCTCTTCCACTCCAGCACCCACATGTCTTCCCGCCCCAGGCTCCAGGCCTGATGCCCGCCCAGGCACCCTACCCGTTTGCCCCTCAGCCTGGGGTCCTGGGGCAGCCATCACCCGCCCTGCACACCCAGCTGTACCCCGGGCCCTCTCAGGACCCTCTGCCCCCCCACTCTGGGGCTCTACCTTTCCCCAGCGCAGGGCCACctcagcctccccaccccaccctggcctatggtcctgcccctgcccccagaccCCTGGGCCCGCAGGCGGCCCCTCTCTCCATTCGAGGCCCCCCGCCTGCCATCCAGCCGGCCCCTACTCCCCACCTGGTGCCTTCACCCGCCCCTTCCCCAGGACCAGGCCCCGTGCCTCCACGGCCCCCTGTGGCAGAGCCGCCCTCCTGTCTGCGCCGAGGCAGCGCCGCTGCTGACCTGCTGTCCTCCAGCCCCGAGAGCCAGCACGGAGGCCCTCAGCCTCCTGGGGGTGGGCAGCCCCTGCTGCAGCCCACAAAGGTGGACGCGGCTGAGGGCCGGCGGCCACAGGCCCTGCGGCTGATTGAGCGGGACCCCTATGAGCGCCCCGAGAGGCTGCAGCAGTTGCGGCAGGAGCTGGAGGCCTTCCGCGGCCAGCTGGAAGCCACGGGGGCCCTGGACACGGTGTGGCGGGAGTTACAAGACGCACAGGAGCTCGATGCCCGGGGCCGCTCCATCGCCATTGCCCGCTGCTACTCGCTCAAGAACCGGCACCAGGACGTCATGCCCTACGACAGCAACCGCGTGGTGCTGCGCTCCGGCAAGGACGACTACATCAACGCCAGCCGCGTGGAGGGGCTCTCACCCTACTGCCCGCCCCTGGTGGCCACCCAAGCCCCCCTGCCTGGCACAGCAGCCGACTTCTGGCTCATGGTGCATGAGCAGAAAGTGTCGGTCATCGTCATGCTTGTGTCAGAGGCCGAGATggagaag CAAAAGGTGGCTCGCTACTTTCCCACTGAGCGGGGCCAGCCCATGGTGCACGGGGCCCTGAGCCTGGCCCTGAGCAGCGTCCGCACCACTGAGACGCACGTGGAGCGGGTGCTGAGCCTGCAGTTCCGTGACCAGAGCCTCAAGCGCTCCCTCGTGCACCTGCATTTCCCGACGTGGCCTGAGTT AGGCCTGCCCGACAGCCCCAGCCACCTGCTGCGCTTTATTCAGGAGGTGCATGCCCACTACCTGCATCAGCGCCCGCTGCACACGCCCGTCGTCGTCCACTGCAG CTCGGGAGTGGGCCGCACGGGGGCCTTCGCACTGCTCTACGCGGCCGTGCAGGAGGTGGAGGCTGGAAGCGGGATCCCCCGGCTGCCCCAGCTGGTGCGGCGCATGCGGCAGCAGAGGAAGCACATGCTGCAGGAGAAG CTGCACCTCAAGTTCTGCCACGAGGCGGTGGTGAGACACGTGGAGCAGGTGCTGCAGCGCCACGGCATGCCCCCTCCCAGCAAGCCCACAGCCGGCACCGGCGTTGCCCAGAAG AATCACCTTCCTCAGGACTCCCAGGACCTGGTCCTTGGCGGGGACGTGCCCATCAGCTCCATCCAGGCCACGATCGCCAAGCTCAGCATCCGGCCTCCTGGGGGCGTGGACTCCCCGGCggccagcctgccaggccctgtgGAGCCCCCCGGCCCGCCGCCCCCCAgcctcccagagtccacccaactTCCCCCCTCCTCTCCACCCCCCCTTTCTTCCCCCGTGCCCGAGGCCCCCCAGCCTGAGGAGGAGCAGCCGGTCCCTGAGGCCCCCATCCTGGGGCCGCCCTCCTCCTCCTTGGAGCTGCTGGCCTCCCTCACGCCTGAGGCCTTCTCCCTGGACGGCTCCCTGCGGGGTAAGCAGCGCATGAGCAAGCAGGACTTCCTGCAGGCCCACAACGGGCAGGGGCTGCGGGCTGCGCGGCCCACCGATGACCCCCTCAGCCTCCTGGACCCGCTCTGGACGCTCAACAAGACCTGA
- the PTPN23 gene encoding tyrosine-protein phosphatase non-receptor type 23 isoform X3, whose protein sequence is MEAVPRMPMIWLDLKEAGDFHFQPAVKKNAVRVPRDFEGCSVLRKYLGQLHYLQSRVPMGSGQEAAVSVTWTEIFSGKSVAHEDIKYEQACILYNLGALHSMLGAMDKRVSEEGMKVSCTHFQCAAGAFSYLREHFPQAYSVDMSRQILTLNANLMLGQAQECLLEKSMLDNRKSFLVARISAQVVDYYKEACRALENPDTASLLGRIQKDWKKLVQMKIYYFAAVAHLHMGKQAEEQQKFGEQVAYFQSALDKLNEAIKLAKGQPDTVQDALRFAMDVIGGKYNSAKKDNDFIYHEAVPALDTLQPVKGAPLVKPLPVNPTDPAVTGPDIFAKLVPMAAHEASSLYSEEKAKLLREMMAKIEDKNEVLDQFMDSLQLDPETVDNLDAYNHIPPQLMEKCAALSVRPDTVRNLVQSMQVLSGVFTDVEASLKDIRDLLEEDEVLEQKLQEAVGPAAASTAVSKAELAEVRREWAKYMEVHEKASFTNSELHRAMNLHVGNLRLLSGPLDQVRAALPSPALSPEDRAVLQNLKRILGKVQEMRDQRVSLEQQLRELIQKDDITAALVTADHSEMKKLFEEQLKKYDQLRVYLEQNLAAQDNVLRALTEANVQYAAVRRVLSDLDQKWNSTLQSLVASYEAYEDLMKKSQEGKDFYADLESKVAALLERAQSACQAREATRQQLLDRELKKKPPPRPTAPKPLLPRREEGEAIEAGDLPEELRSLPPEPFLGAATPLHFPPSPFPSSAGPGPHYLSGALPPGTYAGPTQMLQPRAPQPPGHPGVAVAPGPALYTAPAYAPELGLVPRSSPQHGMVSSPYGAVGPPPPLAGLPSAPPPHFSGHELAVGVRPATTTVDSVQAPISSHAAPRPNPAPAPPQACFPGPPPQPLPLPYTYPMGPKQPLTAPPTQHHFPPGVPAGFPAPRMAPQPPPQPLPLQHPHVFPPQAPGLMPAQAPYPFAPQPGVLGQPSPALHTQLYPGPSQDPLPPHSGALPFPSAGPPQPPHPTLAYGPAPAPRPLGPQAAPLSIRGPPPAIQPAPTPHLVPSPAPSPGPGPVPPRPPVAEPPSCLRRGSAAADLLSSSPESQHGGPQPPGGGQPLLQPTKVDAAEGRRPQALRLIERDPYERPERLQQLRQELEAFRGQLEATGALDTVWRELQDAQELDARGRSIAIARCYSLKNRHQDVMPYDSNRVVLRSGKDDYINASRVEGLSPYCPPLVATQAPLPGTAADFWLMVHEQKVSVIVMLVSEAEMEKQKVARYFPTERGQPMVHGALSLALSSVRTTETHVERVLSLQFRDQSLKRSLVHLHFPTWPELGLPDSPSHLLRFIQEVHAHYLHQRPLHTPVVVHCSSGVGRTGAFALLYAAVQEVEAGSGIPRLPQLVRRMRQQRKHMLQEKLHLKFCHEAVVRHVEQVLQRHGMPPPSKPTAGTGVAQKVSGAPPGVSEHLVRPLHPLVSPQNHLPQDSQDLVLGGDVPISSIQATIAKLSIRPPGGVDSPAASLPGPVEPPGPPPPSLPESTQLPPSSPPPLSSPVPEAPQPEEEQPVPEAPILGPPSSSLELLASLTPEAFSLDGSLRGKQRMSKQDFLQAHNGQGLRAARPTDDPLSLLDPLWTLNKT, encoded by the exons ATGGAGGCCGTGCCCCGCATGCCCATGATCTGGCTGGACCTGAAAGAGGCCGGTGACTTCCACTTTCAGCCAGCCGTAAAGAAG AACGCCGTCCGTGTCCCACGTGACTTCGAGGGCTGCAGTGTCCTCCGCAAGTACCTGGGCCAGCTCCACTACCTGCAGAGTCGGGTCCCCATGGGCTCGGGTCAGGAGGCCGCTGTTTCTGTCACCTG GACTGAGATCTTCTCCGGGAAGTCTGTGGCCCACGAGGACATCAAGTACGAGCAGGCCTGCATTCTCTACAACCTTG GGGCGCTGCACTCCATGCTGGGGGCCATGGACAAGCGGGTGTCTGAGGAG GGCATGAAGGTCTCCTGCACCCACTTCCAGTGTGCGGCCGGCGCCTTCTCCTACCTCAGGGAGCACTTCCCCCAGGCCTACAGCGTGGACATGAGCCGGCAGATCCTCACTCTCAATGCCAACCTCATGCTG GGCCAGGCACAGGAGTGcctcctggagaagtccatgcTGGACAACAGGAAGAGCTTCCTGGTGGCGCGCATCAGCGCACAG GTGGTGGATTACTACAAAGAGGCATGCCGCGCCCTGGAGAACCCCGACACTGCCTCGCTGCTGGGCCGGATCCAGAAGGACTGGAAGAAGCTGGTCCAGATGAAGATCTACTACTTTGCGGCCGTGGCTCAC CTGCACATGGGGAAGCAGGCGGAGGAGCAGCAGAAGTTCGGGGAGCAG GTCGCGTACTTCCAGAGTGCCCTGGACAAGCTCAACGAAGCCATCAAGCTGGCCAAG GGCCAGCCCGACACTGTGCAGGACGCGCTGCGCTTCGCCATGGACGTCATTGGGGGAAA GTACAATTCTGCCAAGAAGGACAATGATTTCATCTACCACGAGGCTGTCCCAGCACTGGACACCCTTCAGCCTGTGAAAG GTGCCCCCTTGGTGAAGCCTTTGCCGGTGAACCCCACAGACCCTGCTGTTACGGGCCCTGACATCTTTGCCAAACTTGTACCAATGGCAGCGCATGAAGCCTCATCACTATATAG TGAGGAGAAGGCCAAGCTGCTCCGGGAGATGATGGCCAAGATTGAGGACAAGAACGAGGTCCTGGA CCAGTTCATGGATTCACTGCAGCTGGATCCTGAGACAGTGGACAACCTCGATGCCTACAACCACATCCCACCCCAGCTCATGGAGAAGTGCGCGGCTCTCAGCGTCCGCCCGGACACTGTCAGGAACCTCGTCCAGTCCATGCAGG TGCTCTCAGGGGTGTTCACGGACGTGGAGGCCTCCCTGAAGGACATCAgggacctcctggaggaggatgaGGTGCTGGAACAGAAGCTGCAGGAGGCAGTGGGCCCGGCGGCGGCCAGCACGGCCGTGTCCAAGGCTGAGCTGGCAGAGGTGAGGCGAGAGTGGGCCAAGTACATGGAGGTCCACGAGAAGGCCTCCTTCACCAACAGCGAGCTGCACCGCGCCATGAACTTGCACGTTGGTAACCTGCGGCTGCTCAGCGGCCCCCTGGACCAGGTGCGGGCCGCCCTGCCCTCGCCAGCCCTCAGCCCAG AGGACAGGGCGGTCCTGCAGAACCTGAAGCGCATCCTGGGCaaggtgcaggagatgcgggaccAGCGTGTGTccctggagcagcagctgcgAGAGCTTATCCAGAAGGACGACATCACGGCGGCGCTGGTGACAGCCGACCACTCGGAGATGAAG AAGCTGTTTGAGGAGCAGCTGAAGAAGTACGACCAGCTGCGGGTGTACCTGGAGCAGAACCTGGCCGCCCAGGACAACGTCCTCCGGGCCCTGACTGAGGCCAATGTGCAGTATGCGGCTGTGCGGCGCGTGCTCAGCGACCTGGATCAGAA GTGGAACTCCACGCTGCAGAGCCTGGTGGCCTCCTATGAGGCCTACGAAGACCTGATGAAGAAGTCCCAGGAGGGGAAGGACTTCTACGCAGACCTGGAGAGCAAGGTGGCTGCTCTCCTGGAGCGCGCACAGTCTGCCTGCCAGGCCCGAGAGGCGACGCGCCAGCAACTCCTGGACAG GGAGCTCAAGAAGAAGCCCCCGCCACGGCCCACAGCCCCAAAGCCGCTGCTGCCCCGCAGGGAGGAGGGCGAGGCGATAGAGGCTGGGGACCTGCCTGAGGAGCTGCGCAGTCTGCCCCCCGAACCCTTCCTGGGGGCCGCCACCCCACTCCACTTCCCTCCTAGCCCCTTCCCCAGCTCTGCAGGCCCAGGACCCCACTACCTCTCTGGCGCCTTACCGCCTGGTACCTATGCAGGCCCCACCCAGATGCTGCAGCCCAGGGCCCCCCAGCCCCCGGGGCACCCAGGGGTGGCCGTGGCCCCTGGACCGGCTCTCTACACGGCCCCCGCCTACGCCCCGGAGCTGGGCCTTGTGCCCCGGTCTTCACCCCAGCATGGCATGGTGAGCAGCCCCTATGGGGCGGTGGGGCCACCCCCTCCGCTCGCTGGCCTCCCCTCAgcgccccctccccacttctcaGGCCACGAGTTGGCCGTGGGGGTTCGGCCAGCCACCACCACCGTGGATAGTGTCCAGGCCCCCATCTCCAGCCACGCAGCCCCGCGGCCAAACCCTGCCccggcccctccccaggcctgcttCCCGGGCCCCCCACCACAGCCGCTGCCCCTGCCCTACACCTACCCGATGGGGCCCAAGCAGCCCCTCACAGCGCCCCCCACGCAGCACCACTTCCCTCCCGGGGTGCCTGCAGGCTTTCCAGCCCCAAGGATGGCACCCCAGCCTCCCCCACAGCCTCTTCCACTCCAGCACCCACATGTCTTCCCGCCCCAGGCTCCAGGCCTGATGCCCGCCCAGGCACCCTACCCGTTTGCCCCTCAGCCTGGGGTCCTGGGGCAGCCATCACCCGCCCTGCACACCCAGCTGTACCCCGGGCCCTCTCAGGACCCTCTGCCCCCCCACTCTGGGGCTCTACCTTTCCCCAGCGCAGGGCCACctcagcctccccaccccaccctggcctatggtcctgcccctgcccccagaccCCTGGGCCCGCAGGCGGCCCCTCTCTCCATTCGAGGCCCCCCGCCTGCCATCCAGCCGGCCCCTACTCCCCACCTGGTGCCTTCACCCGCCCCTTCCCCAGGACCAGGCCCCGTGCCTCCACGGCCCCCTGTGGCAGAGCCGCCCTCCTGTCTGCGCCGAGGCAGCGCCGCTGCTGACCTGCTGTCCTCCAGCCCCGAGAGCCAGCACGGAGGCCCTCAGCCTCCTGGGGGTGGGCAGCCCCTGCTGCAGCCCACAAAGGTGGACGCGGCTGAGGGCCGGCGGCCACAGGCCCTGCGGCTGATTGAGCGGGACCCCTATGAGCGCCCCGAGAGGCTGCAGCAGTTGCGGCAGGAGCTGGAGGCCTTCCGCGGCCAGCTGGAAGCCACGGGGGCCCTGGACACGGTGTGGCGGGAGTTACAAGACGCACAGGAGCTCGATGCCCGGGGCCGCTCCATCGCCATTGCCCGCTGCTACTCGCTCAAGAACCGGCACCAGGACGTCATGCCCTACGACAGCAACCGCGTGGTGCTGCGCTCCGGCAAGGACGACTACATCAACGCCAGCCGCGTGGAGGGGCTCTCACCCTACTGCCCGCCCCTGGTGGCCACCCAAGCCCCCCTGCCTGGCACAGCAGCCGACTTCTGGCTCATGGTGCATGAGCAGAAAGTGTCGGTCATCGTCATGCTTGTGTCAGAGGCCGAGATggagaag CAAAAGGTGGCTCGCTACTTTCCCACTGAGCGGGGCCAGCCCATGGTGCACGGGGCCCTGAGCCTGGCCCTGAGCAGCGTCCGCACCACTGAGACGCACGTGGAGCGGGTGCTGAGCCTGCAGTTCCGTGACCAGAGCCTCAAGCGCTCCCTCGTGCACCTGCATTTCCCGACGTGGCCTGAGTT AGGCCTGCCCGACAGCCCCAGCCACCTGCTGCGCTTTATTCAGGAGGTGCATGCCCACTACCTGCATCAGCGCCCGCTGCACACGCCCGTCGTCGTCCACTGCAG CTCGGGAGTGGGCCGCACGGGGGCCTTCGCACTGCTCTACGCGGCCGTGCAGGAGGTGGAGGCTGGAAGCGGGATCCCCCGGCTGCCCCAGCTGGTGCGGCGCATGCGGCAGCAGAGGAAGCACATGCTGCAGGAGAAG CTGCACCTCAAGTTCTGCCACGAGGCGGTGGTGAGACACGTGGAGCAGGTGCTGCAGCGCCACGGCATGCCCCCTCCCAGCAAGCCCACAGCCGGCACCGGCGTTGCCCAGAAGGTGAGTGGGGCCCCTCCTGGGGTCTCTGAGCACCTTGTGCGCCCTCTTCACCCACTCGTGTCTCCCCAGAATCACCTTCCTCAGGACTCCCAGGACCTGGTCCTTGGCGGGGACGTGCCCATCAGCTCCATCCAGGCCACGATCGCCAAGCTCAGCATCCGGCCTCCTGGGGGCGTGGACTCCCCGGCggccagcctgccaggccctgtgGAGCCCCCCGGCCCGCCGCCCCCCAgcctcccagagtccacccaactTCCCCCCTCCTCTCCACCCCCCCTTTCTTCCCCCGTGCCCGAGGCCCCCCAGCCTGAGGAGGAGCAGCCGGTCCCTGAGGCCCCCATCCTGGGGCCGCCCTCCTCCTCCTTGGAGCTGCTGGCCTCCCTCACGCCTGAGGCCTTCTCCCTGGACGGCTCCCTGCGGGGTAAGCAGCGCATGAGCAAGCAGGACTTCCTGCAGGCCCACAACGGGCAGGGGCTGCGGGCTGCGCGGCCCACCGATGACCCCCTCAGCCTCCTGGACCCGCTCTGGACGCTCAACAAGACCTGA